Proteins from one Streptosporangium becharense genomic window:
- a CDS encoding cell division protein PerM, which yields MTALFDQLRTAPRNVLSRIPLPGLTGDDDDVRRPLPVSGMLAAAWTLGVGLAVLTTLTLVGWMAAPRGALGAGPPAVFRTAAQLWLAAHHAGFAIPGGSVGLLPLGLTVLPAFLLYRAAIWMARDADLRLRLPARLPKNTPKEVANARRRAQLVLIAQAGISLAAPYALLAGGIALVAQNEITQPFLGDVLVSHLVLAFIAGSLAVARTIGPWRSMMRLLPERFRSVVVGTSAALAIMLVAGALIVLGAIAVNFGQVRELSGVLSPGFVGGLLLLLVQGLYLLNAVIWGVAFIAGPGFAVGTGTLVAPTGVQLSTVPSLPILGALPEAGPTPVWVMAVIAVPFVAGAVAGVLVVRVAPSPSYEGAPLWGFVCGAMTGVTAGLLAALSGGSLGGARLTAVGPSGWEVMLSVTLEVGVAAGISAGLANWWLIFRGQNTAVTKAAAKVGTATAPVRKAGVKLARAAGSMASRVGFAEPEELSKLPGHWLDATECETQPIPVIRDDWEDEHASAVAENPPKPRPEPPRPPRRDIVDETDDKGGHVIYLDPYAWDRD from the coding sequence GTGACGGCCCTTTTCGATCAGCTCCGGACGGCCCCCCGCAACGTCCTCAGCCGCATCCCCCTGCCCGGCCTCACGGGTGACGACGACGACGTCCGCCGGCCGCTTCCCGTCTCCGGGATGCTCGCCGCCGCCTGGACGCTCGGCGTGGGGCTCGCGGTGCTCACCACGCTCACGCTGGTCGGCTGGATGGCCGCTCCCCGCGGCGCGCTCGGCGCCGGGCCGCCGGCGGTCTTCCGCACCGCGGCGCAGCTCTGGCTGGCCGCCCACCACGCGGGGTTCGCGATCCCGGGCGGTTCGGTGGGGCTGCTCCCGCTCGGCCTGACGGTTCTGCCCGCCTTCCTGCTGTACCGCGCCGCGATCTGGATGGCCCGCGACGCCGACCTGCGGCTCCGGCTCCCCGCCCGGCTGCCCAAGAACACCCCGAAAGAGGTGGCCAACGCCCGGCGCCGGGCACAGCTGGTGCTGATCGCGCAGGCGGGCATCTCGCTGGCGGCACCGTACGCGCTGCTGGCCGGCGGGATCGCGCTGGTCGCCCAGAACGAGATCACCCAGCCCTTCCTCGGCGACGTGCTGGTCAGCCACCTGGTGTTGGCCTTCATCGCGGGCTCCCTGGCCGTCGCCAGGACGATCGGGCCGTGGCGGTCGATGATGCGCCTGCTGCCCGAACGGTTCCGCTCGGTCGTGGTGGGCACGTCGGCGGCGCTGGCGATCATGCTGGTGGCGGGTGCGCTGATCGTGCTCGGGGCGATCGCGGTCAACTTCGGCCAGGTCAGGGAGCTGTCCGGGGTTCTGTCGCCCGGGTTCGTCGGTGGCCTGCTCCTGCTGCTCGTCCAGGGCCTCTACCTGCTGAACGCGGTGATCTGGGGGGTGGCCTTCATCGCGGGCCCCGGCTTCGCCGTCGGCACCGGGACTCTGGTCGCGCCGACGGGGGTCCAGCTGAGCACCGTGCCGAGCCTGCCGATCCTGGGTGCGCTCCCGGAGGCGGGCCCCACCCCGGTCTGGGTGATGGCGGTGATCGCGGTGCCGTTCGTGGCCGGGGCGGTGGCGGGAGTGCTGGTCGTCCGGGTCGCGCCGTCGCCCTCGTACGAGGGTGCCCCGCTGTGGGGGTTCGTCTGCGGTGCGATGACCGGGGTGACCGCCGGCCTGCTGGCGGCGCTGTCCGGTGGCTCGCTCGGCGGTGCCCGGCTGACCGCGGTGGGCCCCTCGGGCTGGGAGGTGATGCTCTCGGTGACGCTGGAGGTGGGGGTGGCCGCGGGTATCTCCGCGGGGCTGGCCAACTGGTGGCTGATCTTCCGGGGGCAGAACACGGCCGTCACCAAGGCGGCGGCCAAGGTCGGCACGGCCACCGCCCCGGTCCGCAAGGCGGGCGTCAAGCTCGCCAGGGCCGCCGGGTCGATGGCCAGCCGGGTCGGGTTCGCCGAGCCGGAGGAGCTGAGCAAGCTGCCCGGCCACTGGCTGGACGCCACCGAGTGCGAGACCCAGCCGATCCCGGTGATCCGGGACGACTGGGAGGACGAGCACGCCTCGGCGGTCGCGGAGAACCCGCCGAAGCCCCGCCCCGAGCCGCCCCGCCCGCCCCGCCGCGACATCGTCGACGAGACCGACGACAAGGGCGGTCACGTCATCTACCTCGACCCCTACGCCTGGGACCGCGACTGA
- the sucD gene encoding succinate--CoA ligase subunit alpha yields MAIWLTENSKIIVQGMTGGEGTKHTRRMLASGAKVVGGVNARKAGTVHEGLPVFGTVAEAIEKTGADVSVVFVPPAFTKDAVKEAIDAEIPLCVVITEGVPIHDTTEFWAYAVAKGNKTRIIGPNCPGIASPGASNAGIIPADITTAGRIGLVSKSGTLTYQLMYELRDFGFSTAVGIGGDPVIGTTHIDALQAFQDDPGTDAIVMIGEIGGDAEERAAAYIEQHVTKPVVAYVAGFTAPEGKTMGHAGAIVSGSAGTAQAKKEALEKVGVRVGKTPSETARLMREIMQAR; encoded by the coding sequence ATGGCTATCTGGCTGACCGAGAACAGCAAGATCATCGTTCAGGGCATGACCGGCGGTGAGGGCACCAAGCACACCCGCCGCATGCTCGCCTCCGGCGCCAAGGTCGTCGGCGGCGTCAACGCCCGCAAGGCCGGTACGGTCCACGAGGGCCTGCCCGTCTTCGGCACCGTCGCCGAGGCCATCGAGAAGACCGGCGCCGACGTCTCGGTCGTCTTCGTGCCCCCGGCGTTCACCAAGGACGCCGTCAAGGAGGCCATCGACGCCGAGATCCCGCTCTGCGTGGTCATCACCGAGGGTGTGCCGATCCACGACACCACCGAGTTCTGGGCCTACGCGGTGGCCAAGGGCAACAAGACCCGCATCATCGGCCCGAACTGCCCCGGCATCGCCTCGCCCGGCGCGTCCAACGCGGGCATCATCCCGGCCGACATCACCACCGCCGGCCGCATCGGCCTGGTCTCCAAGTCCGGCACGCTGACCTACCAGCTCATGTACGAGCTGCGTGACTTCGGTTTCTCCACCGCGGTCGGCATCGGCGGCGACCCGGTCATCGGCACCACCCACATCGATGCGCTCCAGGCGTTCCAGGACGACCCCGGTACGGACGCGATCGTGATGATCGGTGAGATCGGCGGCGACGCCGAGGAGCGCGCCGCGGCCTACATCGAGCAGCACGTGACCAAGCCGGTCGTGGCCTACGTGGCGGGCTTCACCGCCCCCGAGGGCAAGACCATGGGCCACGCGGGCGCCATCGTGTCCGGCTCGGCGGGCACCGCCCAGGCCAAGAAGGAAGCCCTGGAGAAGGTCGGCGTCCGCGTCGGCAAGACCCCCAGCGAGACCGCCCGCCTGATGCGCGAGATCATGCAGGCCCGCTGA
- the purN gene encoding phosphoribosylglycinamide formyltransferase — translation MSSQAVRLVVLVSGSGTNLQALLDAVADETYGARVVAVGADREGIEGLARAERAGVPTFVERLADHPTREAWDRALAARIAGHRPDLVVCAGFMKILGAPTLGAFPVVNTHPALLPSFPGAHGVRDALAYGVRVTGCTVMLADAGVDTGPIIAQESVPVLDGDDEESLHERIKTVERTLLVDTVGRMAREGWTVTGRIVRFGRPGG, via the coding sequence GTGTCATCCCAGGCCGTTCGGCTTGTGGTCCTCGTGTCCGGTTCTGGAACCAACCTACAGGCCCTGTTGGACGCCGTGGCCGACGAAACCTACGGTGCCCGGGTCGTCGCCGTGGGCGCCGACCGCGAGGGGATCGAAGGGCTGGCGCGGGCGGAGCGGGCCGGTGTGCCGACCTTCGTGGAAAGGCTCGCCGACCATCCCACCCGCGAGGCGTGGGACCGGGCGCTGGCCGCCCGCATCGCCGGGCACCGGCCGGACCTGGTGGTCTGCGCGGGCTTCATGAAGATCCTCGGCGCTCCGACGCTGGGGGCGTTCCCGGTGGTCAACACCCACCCCGCGCTGCTGCCCTCCTTCCCCGGCGCGCACGGCGTCCGCGACGCCCTCGCGTACGGGGTGCGCGTCACCGGCTGCACCGTGATGCTCGCCGACGCCGGGGTCGACACCGGGCCGATCATCGCCCAGGAGAGCGTGCCCGTGCTGGACGGCGATGACGAGGAGAGCCTGCACGAGCGCATCAAGACCGTCGAGCGCACCCTGCTCGTCGACACCGTCGGCCGGATGGCCCGCGAGGGCTGGACCGTCACCGGCAGGATTGTTCGTTTCGGACGACCCGGTGGATGA
- a CDS encoding citrate/2-methylcitrate synthase, whose protein sequence is MADKSTKGLADVVAASTALSDIDGQAGRLFYRGYDIHDLAGRTTFEETAHLLQYGTLPTRDQLAAYGAELVGGRALGALVETNIPEVAEKQAPMEALRTLVSLAGGDDPDKDSNSPEANLRKAARLTAQQPILVARYHAARTGTAIPAPDPALSIAANFLLQITGRVPGEREVEIFDTCLVLHADHTMNASTFAARVCAATLSDMHSAIVAAIGTLKGPLHGGANEQVMRTLETLDPSVVARSVRDRLAAGEKIMGFGHRVYKTEDPRATHLRRMSQELAEASGDDRYYRMSKEMEEVVFETKGLYPNVDFYAATVYHYLGIPTDLFTPVFSVSRMSGWTAHVIEQHADNRLIRPDSEYIGERDQKWKPIAER, encoded by the coding sequence ATGGCGGACAAGAGCACCAAAGGTCTCGCCGATGTCGTAGCCGCCTCCACGGCGCTGAGTGACATCGACGGTCAGGCCGGTCGCCTCTTCTATCGTGGCTATGACATCCACGATCTGGCCGGCCGCACCACCTTCGAAGAGACCGCGCACCTGCTGCAGTACGGAACCCTCCCGACGCGGGACCAGCTGGCCGCCTACGGGGCCGAGCTGGTGGGGGGACGCGCGCTCGGCGCTCTCGTCGAGACGAACATCCCGGAGGTCGCCGAGAAGCAGGCCCCCATGGAGGCCCTGCGCACGCTGGTCTCCCTGGCCGGCGGCGACGACCCGGACAAGGACTCCAACAGCCCCGAGGCCAACCTGCGCAAGGCCGCCCGGCTGACCGCGCAGCAGCCGATCCTGGTCGCCCGCTACCACGCCGCCCGGACCGGGACCGCGATCCCCGCCCCCGACCCCGCGCTGAGCATCGCGGCGAACTTCCTCCTGCAGATCACCGGCCGCGTCCCCGGTGAGCGCGAGGTCGAGATCTTCGACACCTGCCTGGTGCTGCACGCCGACCACACGATGAACGCCTCCACGTTCGCCGCCCGGGTCTGCGCCGCCACCCTCTCCGACATGCACTCGGCCATCGTGGCCGCCATCGGCACGCTCAAGGGCCCCCTGCACGGCGGCGCCAACGAGCAGGTCATGCGTACCCTGGAGACGCTCGACCCGAGCGTCGTCGCCCGGTCCGTGCGGGACAGACTCGCCGCGGGCGAGAAGATCATGGGCTTCGGGCACCGCGTCTACAAGACCGAGGACCCGCGCGCCACGCACCTGCGCCGGATGTCGCAGGAACTGGCCGAGGCGTCCGGCGACGACAGGTACTACCGGATGTCGAAGGAGATGGAGGAGGTCGTCTTCGAGACGAAGGGCCTCTATCCGAACGTCGACTTCTACGCGGCCACCGTCTACCACTACCTCGGCATCCCGACCGACCTGTTCACTCCGGTCTTCTCGGTCAGCCGCATGTCAGGATGGACCGCACACGTCATCGAACAGCACGCCGACAACCGCCTGATCCGTCCGGACAGCGAGTACATCGGAGAACGGGACCAGAAGTGGAAGCCGATTGCCGAGCGGTGA
- a CDS encoding FHA domain-containing protein, protein MEGPFIRIEDTGEVIPLRPEITTVGRGRGVDIRLSDPSVSRLHAEFVRRGPYLYVVDLGLSRNGTRVNGRPIARRVLDDGDVVSFGAARARIGGLPREDFVPEVELRRAAAPELTRREVDVLTSLCRPALSDEAFVAPATAREIADDLVVTEAAVKQHLLRLYQKFRIPEGTNRRTRLANEVVALGLVRPTPVVPPQRGAAPESQAAAAGANRRAS, encoded by the coding sequence GTGGAGGGGCCGTTCATACGCATCGAGGACACCGGCGAGGTGATCCCGTTGCGTCCCGAGATCACGACGGTCGGACGTGGTCGCGGAGTGGACATCCGGCTCAGTGATCCGAGCGTGTCCCGGCTGCATGCGGAATTCGTGCGGCGCGGACCCTACCTGTACGTCGTCGACCTGGGCCTGTCGCGCAACGGCACCCGGGTCAACGGCCGGCCGATCGCCCGGAGGGTGCTGGACGACGGCGACGTGGTCTCCTTCGGCGCGGCACGGGCTAGGATCGGCGGGTTGCCACGCGAGGACTTCGTTCCCGAGGTCGAGCTCCGCCGCGCCGCGGCGCCGGAGCTGACCAGGCGGGAGGTGGACGTCCTGACGTCACTGTGCCGTCCCGCGCTGTCGGACGAGGCGTTCGTCGCCCCGGCCACCGCGCGGGAGATCGCCGACGACCTGGTGGTGACGGAGGCGGCGGTCAAGCAGCACCTCCTGCGCCTGTACCAGAAGTTCCGGATCCCGGAGGGGACCAACCGGCGCACCAGGCTGGCCAACGAGGTCGTCGCCCTGGGGCTGGTCCGGCCCACCCCCGTGGTGCCGCCGCAGCGCGGCGCGGCCCCGGAGTCGCAGGCGGCGGCCGCGGGAGCGAACCGCAGGGCGTCCTAG
- a CDS encoding bifunctional methylenetetrahydrofolate dehydrogenase/methenyltetrahydrofolate cyclohydrolase: MSAQILDGKATAAKIKADLATRVAALRERGVVPGLGTVLVGDDPGSQIYVAGKHRDCAEVGIASIRRDLPATATQAEVEAVVDELNADAGCTGYIVQLPLPRHLDTLALIERMDPEKDADGLHPVNLGRLVHMVDAPLPCTPHGIVKLLQAYGVPLKGAEVVVVGRGITVGRSLGLLLTRRSENATVTLCHTGTQDLAAHTRRADVVVAAAGVPHLITADMVKPGAAVLDVGVSRVEGKIAGDVAPDVKEVAGFLTPNPGGVGPMTRALLLANVVEAAERRLLAQS; the protein is encoded by the coding sequence ATGAGTGCGCAGATTCTCGACGGCAAGGCCACGGCGGCGAAGATCAAGGCAGACCTCGCGACACGGGTGGCCGCGCTGCGTGAGCGGGGTGTCGTGCCGGGGCTCGGCACCGTCCTGGTGGGCGACGACCCGGGCAGCCAGATCTACGTCGCCGGCAAGCACCGCGACTGCGCCGAGGTCGGCATCGCGTCCATCCGCAGGGATCTGCCGGCCACGGCCACCCAGGCAGAGGTGGAGGCGGTCGTCGACGAGCTCAACGCCGACGCCGGGTGCACCGGATACATCGTCCAGTTGCCGCTGCCCCGTCACCTCGACACGCTCGCGCTGATCGAACGGATGGACCCGGAGAAGGACGCCGACGGCCTCCACCCGGTCAACCTGGGCCGTCTGGTCCACATGGTCGACGCGCCGCTGCCCTGCACCCCGCACGGCATCGTCAAGCTGCTGCAGGCCTACGGTGTGCCGCTCAAGGGGGCCGAGGTCGTCGTGGTGGGCCGCGGCATCACCGTGGGCCGCTCGCTCGGCCTGCTGCTGACCCGCCGCTCGGAGAACGCCACGGTCACCCTCTGCCACACCGGCACCCAGGACCTGGCGGCCCACACCCGGCGCGCCGACGTCGTCGTCGCCGCCGCGGGGGTGCCCCACCTGATCACCGCCGACATGGTGAAGCCCGGTGCCGCCGTGCTCGACGTCGGCGTCTCCCGGGTCGAGGGGAAGATCGCCGGTGACGTCGCCCCCGACGTCAAGGAGGTCGCGGGCTTCCTCACCCCCAACCCCGGTGGCGTGGGCCCGATGACCCGGGCCCTGCTGCTCGCCAACGTGGTCGAGGCCGCGGAGCGGCGCCTGCTCGCGCAGAGCTGA
- the purH gene encoding bifunctional phosphoribosylaminoimidazolecarboxamide formyltransferase/IMP cyclohydrolase gives MTRIAIRRALIAVYDKSGLEELARGLDAAGVEIVSTGGTATRIASFGVPVTPVESLTGFPECLDGRVKTLHPRVHAGLLADTGNPGHVKQLEELEIEPFELVVVNLYPFQETVASGASDAECVEQIDIGGPAMIRAAAKNHGTAAIVVDPASYGDVLAAVAEGGFTLTERRRLAAAAYAHTAAYDTAVASWFAEVYAAEEGSWPRYMGAAWELRSPLRYGENPHQRAALYSGQKDGLANAEQLHGKEMSYNNYLDADAAWRAAWDFAEPAVAIIKHQNPCGVAVGADVAEAHRKAHACDPVSAYGGVIAVNGAVTGELARQIAEVFTEVVVAPSFTEEALAVLTAKKNIRLLACPQGPANPAEFRRIDGGLLVQTADRVDAPGDDPSTWELKAGPAASAEVLADLAFAWKACRSVKSNAILLAADGASVGVGMGQVNRVDSARLAVSRAGDRARGSVAASDAFFPFADGPKILIDAGVKAIVEPGGSIRDEEVVAAAEAAGITLYFTGTRHFFH, from the coding sequence GTGACCCGCATCGCCATCCGGCGCGCTTTGATCGCGGTGTACGACAAGAGCGGGCTGGAGGAGCTGGCCCGTGGGCTCGACGCCGCGGGCGTGGAGATCGTCTCCACCGGGGGCACCGCCACGAGGATCGCCTCCTTCGGTGTTCCCGTCACTCCCGTCGAGTCGCTGACCGGCTTCCCCGAGTGCCTCGACGGCCGGGTCAAGACCCTGCACCCGCGCGTGCACGCGGGGCTGCTCGCCGACACCGGCAACCCGGGTCACGTCAAGCAGCTCGAAGAGCTGGAGATCGAGCCGTTCGAGCTGGTGGTGGTCAACCTCTACCCGTTCCAGGAGACCGTCGCCTCCGGCGCGTCCGACGCCGAGTGCGTGGAGCAGATCGACATCGGCGGGCCGGCGATGATCCGCGCCGCGGCCAAGAACCACGGCACCGCCGCGATCGTGGTCGACCCGGCCTCCTACGGCGACGTGCTCGCCGCGGTGGCCGAGGGGGGCTTCACCCTCACCGAGCGCCGCCGGCTGGCCGCCGCCGCGTACGCCCACACCGCCGCCTACGACACCGCGGTGGCCTCCTGGTTCGCGGAGGTCTACGCCGCGGAGGAGGGCTCCTGGCCGCGCTACATGGGCGCCGCCTGGGAGCTCCGCTCGCCGCTGCGCTACGGCGAGAACCCGCACCAGCGTGCGGCCCTGTACTCCGGGCAGAAGGACGGCCTGGCCAATGCCGAGCAGCTGCACGGCAAGGAGATGTCCTACAACAACTACCTGGACGCCGACGCCGCCTGGCGGGCCGCGTGGGACTTCGCCGAGCCCGCCGTGGCGATCATCAAGCACCAGAACCCGTGCGGCGTCGCGGTCGGCGCCGACGTCGCCGAGGCGCACCGCAAGGCCCACGCCTGCGACCCGGTCTCCGCGTACGGCGGTGTGATCGCGGTCAACGGCGCGGTGACCGGGGAGCTGGCCCGGCAGATCGCCGAGGTGTTCACCGAGGTCGTGGTGGCCCCCTCCTTCACCGAGGAGGCGCTGGCGGTGCTCACCGCGAAGAAGAACATCCGGCTGCTCGCCTGCCCGCAGGGCCCGGCGAACCCGGCCGAGTTCCGCCGGATCGACGGCGGCCTGCTGGTGCAGACCGCCGACCGGGTGGACGCCCCCGGCGACGACCCGTCCACCTGGGAGCTGAAGGCCGGTCCCGCGGCCTCGGCGGAGGTCCTCGCCGACCTGGCCTTCGCCTGGAAGGCGTGCCGCTCGGTGAAGTCCAACGCGATCCTGCTCGCCGCGGACGGCGCGAGCGTGGGCGTCGGCATGGGCCAGGTCAACCGGGTCGACTCGGCGCGGCTGGCGGTCTCCCGCGCGGGCGACCGCGCCCGGGGGTCGGTGGCGGCCTCCGACGCGTTCTTCCCCTTCGCCGACGGCCCGAAGATCCTCATCGACGCCGGGGTGAAGGCGATCGTGGAGCCGGGCGGCTCCATCCGGGACGAGGAGGTCGTCGCCGCCGCGGAGGCCGCCGGGATCACCCTCTACTTCACCGGGACCCGTCACTTCTTCCACTGA
- the sucC gene encoding ADP-forming succinate--CoA ligase subunit beta: MDLFEHQAKELFAEYGIPVPRGIVAHTVEEARAAAEQLTGRVVVKAQVKTGGRGKAGGVKVADDAADAEQKATQILGMDIKGHTVHKVLIEEASAIAEEYYFSFLLDRANRTFLAICSAAGGMDIEEVAHSAPEKVAKIPVSPLDGVDRARAYEIAKAGGLPETALEGAAELIEKLWAVFVDEDASLVEVNPMILSADGQVKALDGKVTLDDNASFRQTEHETYADKASEDPLEAAAKAKDLNYVKLDGSVGIIGNGAGLVMSTLDVVAYAGEAFPGRPKPANFLDIGGGASAEVMAAGLEIIISDPSVRSIFVNVFGGITACDAVANGIVSAFQLLEARGEAVTRPLVVRLDGNNAELGRQILADAKLSGVELVDTMDDAAKRAAELAAVGA, encoded by the coding sequence GTGGACCTGTTCGAACATCAGGCGAAGGAGCTCTTCGCGGAGTACGGCATCCCGGTGCCGCGCGGAATCGTCGCGCACACCGTGGAGGAGGCGCGGGCGGCAGCCGAGCAGCTGACCGGCCGCGTCGTCGTCAAGGCCCAGGTCAAGACCGGTGGTCGCGGCAAGGCCGGCGGCGTGAAGGTCGCCGACGACGCGGCCGACGCCGAGCAGAAGGCCACCCAGATCCTCGGTATGGACATCAAGGGCCACACGGTCCACAAGGTTCTGATCGAGGAGGCCAGCGCGATCGCGGAGGAGTACTACTTCTCCTTCCTGCTCGACCGCGCCAACCGTACGTTCCTCGCCATCTGCTCCGCCGCGGGCGGCATGGACATCGAAGAGGTCGCGCACAGCGCCCCGGAGAAGGTCGCGAAGATCCCGGTCTCCCCGCTGGACGGCGTCGACCGTGCCCGGGCCTACGAGATCGCCAAGGCCGGCGGCCTGCCGGAGACCGCGCTCGAGGGTGCCGCGGAGCTCATCGAGAAGCTCTGGGCCGTCTTCGTCGACGAGGACGCCTCCCTGGTCGAGGTCAACCCGATGATCCTGTCCGCCGACGGCCAGGTGAAGGCCCTCGACGGCAAGGTCACCCTCGACGACAACGCCTCCTTCCGCCAGACCGAGCACGAGACCTACGCGGACAAGGCCAGCGAGGACCCCCTGGAGGCCGCGGCCAAGGCCAAGGACCTCAACTACGTCAAGCTCGACGGTTCCGTGGGCATCATCGGCAACGGCGCGGGCCTGGTCATGTCGACCCTCGACGTCGTCGCCTACGCCGGTGAGGCGTTCCCCGGCCGGCCCAAGCCCGCCAACTTCCTCGACATCGGCGGCGGCGCCTCGGCCGAGGTCATGGCGGCCGGTCTGGAGATCATCATCTCCGACCCGTCGGTGAGGTCGATCTTCGTGAACGTCTTCGGCGGCATCACCGCCTGTGACGCGGTCGCCAACGGCATCGTCTCCGCCTTCCAGCTGTTGGAGGCGCGCGGTGAGGCCGTGACCCGCCCGCTCGTCGTCCGGCTGGACGGCAACAACGCCGAACTCGGGCGGCAGATTCTCGCCGACGCCAAGCTTTCCGGCGTCGAACTGGTGGACACGATGGACGATGCGGCCAAGCGCGCCGCCGAACTCGCCGCGGTAGGTGCGTAA